Genomic DNA from Deltaproteobacteria bacterium:
TGACCGTCAATGGCGGCTTCACGGAAAAGCATTTTCTGCTTGACGGCGAGTGTTGCCGGCTTTAATCTGAATCAACCTTCATGCTCAGTATCCGTCATATTAGCAAGGAGTTCGGCAATCCGGACGATGGCCTGGCAACGGTGCCGGCTGTGGACGATGTTTCCGTGGAAGTGCGCCAGGGCGAGTTCTTCTCTATTATCGGGCCTTCCGGCTGCGGCAAGTCGACGTTGCTGCGCATGGTCGGCGGTCTCGTCTCTCCCTCACGCGGCGAGCTCAGCATTGAAAACGATCCGGTGACCGGGCCGCACAAGTCGATTGCCGTGGTGTTTCAGGAGGAATCGACGTTCCCTTGGCGCACGACCTTAGCCAATGTCGAATTTGGCCTTGAGATGCGCGGTGTGGCCGCGGCGGCTCGGCGCAAGCAAGCCCAGCAGATGATTCAACTCGTCGGTCTTGGCGGTTTCGAGCAACGCTACCCTTCGGAACTCTCTGGTGGCATGCGCCAGCGCGTGGCGATTGCGCGGGCGTTGGTCCTGGAGCCCAAGATACTTTTGATGGACGAGCCGTTCGGCGCCCTCGACGAGCAGACGCGGATTATCCTCGGCGAAGAGCTGCTGAAAATCCGCGATGCGCTCAAGCAGACGATTATTTTTGTCACGCACAATATCAATGAATCGGTGCAGCTCTCCGATCGCGTCATGGTGATGACGGCGCGGCCGGGCCGAGTTAAAGCCATCGTCGATATCGACTTGCCCCATCCGCGCGATTCGTCCATTATCGCGTCAGATCGTTTCGGCAAGTTGGTGGCGCAAGTGTGGGGTGCGCTGAGAGAGGAATCGCTCAAGAGCTTTCGCCAAACCGAGAGTAAGATTCAGGGGGGATCATGAAGACTCGCAAAATTATCATGGCCGCAAGTCTGTTGCTATTTTTCGCTTCTCTAGTGCCGATGCAGGCGTGGGCCGCTGCAGCGCGCACGAAGGTCATCGTCGTCGTTCCCCATCGGGTGTTGTTCACCGTGGCACTGCCAGTCTACATCGCCCAAGAAAAGGGCTTCTATCGCGACAACAATCTCGACGTCGACGCGGTGTTTACCCGCGGCGGCGGCGAGAACGTCCAGGCAGTGGTTTCCGGCGATGCGCAGATCGGGCTTGGCACGGGCACGCTGGCGGTGATGAGCGCGTTTGTCAAAAAAGCGCCGATCAAAATCGCCGCCGCGGAAATCACCGGCATGGACACGTTCTGGTACGTCAATGCCAACACGAATATTCGGCGGCTCGAAGATTTGGCGGGCAAGAGAGTTGCCTACAGCCGGCCCGGGGCGTCGAGTCATATGGCCGCTCTGGCCATCGGCGATATGGTCAAGGCCAAAGGGGTAAAGCCGTCCGAGGCGGTTTCCATCGGCGGCATTCCGGAGAACTATACCGCGGTTCGCACCGGTCAGACCGATGCCGGCTGGTCGGTGGCGCCCTTTCAACTAGATCGAATCGAAAAAGGCGAGCTGCGCGTCGTGGTGCGCGGCGACGAGATCGCGTCGATGCGCGATCTGACGGCCCGCGTGCATTTCGTCAACAGTGAGTTCGCCGCGAAAAATCCCGAGGTCATGCGCGGCTTTTTCCGCGCGCAGCAGCGCGCGCTGGATTACATGTTCGATCAAAAAGAGGACGCCGCGAAGATTTGGATTCGCCGCGCCGAGCTCAAGTTTCCCGAATCGGCGGTGCTCAAGACTTGGGACTATTACAACAGAGCGGCGATGAGCCTGAAGCCGATTCGCGGCATACCGGCGATCATGGAAGACGGTGTGCGCAACAAGTTTCTTAATCAGCCGCTGACACAGGCGGAGTTGAATCAACTGATCGATTTGAATTACCTGCCGTAGCGCAGGTCTGTTTCAGCCGTTCAAACCGTTCAAGGCAAGGGAGGGTGCAGTAGGCGATGACGGAAAGCTCAAGACACACCTTTTGGCGCTTGAGCATCATCTTTGGTGTCCTGATGCTGATCGAGTCTGCCGTACGGCTCGGTTGGATCAGCACGTTTTTTCTTGCCGCGCCGACGCGCGCGCTGGTGGTGCTCTGGGAGCAGATTATCGCCGGCAAAGCCTTGGTTCTCACCGGCATTACGCTCTACGAAATTGCCGCATCGCTGTGTATCTCGGTGTTTTTCGGC
This window encodes:
- a CDS encoding ABC transporter ATP-binding protein, whose translation is MLSIRHISKEFGNPDDGLATVPAVDDVSVEVRQGEFFSIIGPSGCGKSTLLRMVGGLVSPSRGELSIENDPVTGPHKSIAVVFQEESTFPWRTTLANVEFGLEMRGVAAAARRKQAQQMIQLVGLGGFEQRYPSELSGGMRQRVAIARALVLEPKILLMDEPFGALDEQTRIILGEELLKIRDALKQTIIFVTHNINESVQLSDRVMVMTARPGRVKAIVDIDLPHPRDSSIIASDRFGKLVAQVWGALREESLKSFRQTESKIQGGS
- a CDS encoding ABC transporter substrate-binding protein, with the translated sequence MKTRKIIMAASLLLFFASLVPMQAWAAAARTKVIVVVPHRVLFTVALPVYIAQEKGFYRDNNLDVDAVFTRGGGENVQAVVSGDAQIGLGTGTLAVMSAFVKKAPIKIAAAEITGMDTFWYVNANTNIRRLEDLAGKRVAYSRPGASSHMAALAIGDMVKAKGVKPSEAVSIGGIPENYTAVRTGQTDAGWSVAPFQLDRIEKGELRVVVRGDEIASMRDLTARVHFVNSEFAAKNPEVMRGFFRAQQRALDYMFDQKEDAAKIWIRRAELKFPESAVLKTWDYYNRAAMSLKPIRGIPAIMEDGVRNKFLNQPLTQAELNQLIDLNYLP